The region CAGAGTTTCACTGGACGACATGATGACTCACTATGATGAAGTTTATTCCCAATCAATCCCACATCCATCAAAACAAAACTAAGCTAAAAATAGTCACCAACAAATTTACAATGTACAGCTGCTTATAATTAAGATAAAGTTGGAGAAAATGATTACAAGGATGTCAGCCTGTCTGACTCATCCTTTGCTCATCCTCAATAGTCAATTTTTGATCAGACAAAATGAGCTTTTTATTGTCAAAACGCAGAAATAGATTAAACATGCTGGTTCTGCCAGTCGACAGGCCTGACGGGAAAGACATCCCAAAAATAGACAAGTTTTGTACAAATCAATATGTACAAATTCAGCTGCTCATTGTGACTAAATTCTGTACAAAACCACACAGAGCAGTTGATATTTAAAGTAATATGTtcaaacttaaaggagcaacatgttaCTCCAACGCATAGTGTTTAGAactggtactgcagtccaaattcaaaacattggagagaactgtctccccccgccccctcatTCCGAGAGTTGAAGTGCACGCAGGTCGCCATGTCCCGGACACTGAACCTTCTGTGTTCAATCAGCTCTGTCTCAAAACCTTTCTGCTAGCATGACCATGTTAGTGGAGCTTATTACAAAAATGCTGAGTCTTTTTAGGTCGGGGTAGAATCATTTATATTGGAACCAGTTCACTTGCCCACTCCCCTAGCTTCACCAACTGgtggtttgccgtttgcctgttttttttgtaaaaaactATCAAAAGATCTGGTTCATCTCTTTTAATAACTGCATCggctttgattatttttttaatataacaagTCTGGCATTGTTGTTGAAGTATGTTGATAGGGTATTTTAAGTGCCTTAGTAGACAACAGTGAAAAGTTTTTGACTCTTGGCTCCTAAATCATGGGGGTAAATGATGGCTCCATAATGCTGCTACCTGGAGTCAAAGCTGGATCACCATAGACTTGGCAGTCAAAAGTACCTGAAACTATTAGTTCCTTGAGCCCTAACATTCTGCTAATTTCACCAACATCTAAAGACGTGTCGATTACACAAATAGTTGACTAGTCACAGCTTCACAGTCACAGTCCAAGAATCAGAAATGTTTAGTGCTGCAAGGCCAACTCCAAATCTCATACATTTGTAAAGCTACCCCTGCTGCAGGGAACTTTTGGGACTTACCCTGATACATATGGTGGAAATGCCTCTAAATCCTCAAATCCTCTCCTTGTGTTGTGCCATCACCCACTCTATGCAAAAAATCTATTCGGAAAATCCATGGAAAATTTTTCATTGATAAAGTTTCTGCCATCAGGTCTCCACCTTCTCCCTCCACCTCAGATCCAGCTTTGTCTCCTGCATGCTCAGCTGTCTTTGAGCAGTTTGAGCCGGTGTCACTTTCTGTGTTATCTAAGGTGGTCCAACAAATGAGACCTTCACAATACTCTTAAGACAGTATTCCTCCCAGACTACTGAAAGACGTTTTTTAACACTGTTGagtcattcattttaactttgATAAATACCTCTCTTGTCTCAGGCTGTGTTCCAACTGCTTTTAAACATGCAGCCTCATGCAACATGCAAAGACCTTGACCCTTCTGTTCTCTCCAGCTTTCGACCCATTTCTAAGCTTCCTTTCCTGTCCAAAGTTTTAGAGAAAGTGGTTTTAGAGCAGCTTAAGTTGCACCTTGATCTTAATGGCATTTTAGAAAAGTTTCAGTCTGGTTTTAAATCACGCCACAGCACTGAAACTGCACTTTTAAGAGTCTTTAATTATCTTCTTTTAACTGTTGATTCTGGGAACTCTGCTGTGCTGGTGCTGTTAGATTTgactgctgcctttgacacagttgATCACCAGATTATTTGATCTCGCCTCAAACTGTGTGTTGGCATTAAAGGTGATGTCCTAAATTGGTTTAGATCATACCTCACAGAGAGGACCTTTTCTGTTCATTTAGGCCATTACTCCTCAGCTGCGGCCCCACTAGCCTGTGGGGTCCCTCAAGGCtccattttttatatttgcttCCCCTGGGGTCcatatttaaaaagtacaacatttcgTTCCATTGTTTTGCAGATGACTTGCAAGTCTACCTACCCTTAAAAACTAATAAAGAATTCTGGACTATTTGAAAGATGTCAAATCCTGGATGGAACTAAACTTCCTGactctaaacaaaaacaaaacagaaataattgtGTTTGGCAAATCTGAACTCCTGGATGGGGTTGATAGTGTTCTTGGTCCTCTAGCCTCCTACAGCCGCCCTTCTGTAAAAAATCTGGGCGTTATTTTTGACAGCTGTTTTAAATTTAACAAACAAATCAGCTCAGTTGTGAAGACAAGCTTTTTTCAATTGTGTCTCCTGGCAAAGGTAAAGGCCTATCTCCCTCCACATGAATTTGAAAGAGTCATCCACATGCTCATAAACTCTCgtttggattattgtaattcatTGTATTTTGGGGTTGACCAGTGTTTGCTTCGCCGCCTGCAGCTGGTTCAAAATGCGGCTGCACGTCTTCTGACGGGGAAGAGACGCTATGATCACATCACACCTGTTCTGGCTTCCCTTCACTGGCTTCCTGTTGGTTATAGGATCCAGTTTACgtgtttattatttgtttataaatCCCTTAATGCGCTGGCGCCAGAATGTGTGTCCGAGTTGTTGCACCTCCATGCTCCAGTCAGAGCGATGCGGTCAACACACCAGATGCTCTTGGATGCTCCAAGGTGCAGGCTAAAACCCCGAGTTGACAGAGCTTTTGCTGTGGTTGCTCCCAATCTGTGGAACAGTCTACCTGTTAATATAAGAACTGCTCAGTCCATCGACAACTTCAAATCTTTGCTTAAAACTCACTTCTTTGCTCtggcttttaatacaatttgagCTTGACATTTAGAAATTTTATTCATActcctatttattgtgtttttattgtgtttcattctacatattattttacttgttgtttttacattgtgtttctgtacagcactttggtcaatcaaggttgttttaaatgtgctatagaaataaacattgattgattgattgattgattgaaataatCCCAAGTCCCATGTAGAACTCCTGCAATGGAAACACATCTACTCCTATTTTGTTTGCATTACCTGAATGTTACCAGACTGAGATGAATATACTGAAgtgtcaaagaaaataaagaccatCAGCATCCTTGAACACTGGAGCTTTACAGAACCATACTGGCTGTGGCGCAGTTGTTGGCTGAGATCCCAATGCGACGGCGGCAGGTGAACATTTTGCGCAGCTCAGCCCGGAAGCGATCGTGCAGCCAGGCATAGAGGAAAGGGTTACAGCAGGACGAGCTCATCGCACACAGGTGACAAAGCAGCTGAATGAGCAGAAAGAAGCGCTTATCGATCAGGTCGATATCAATGTCTCGCAGCACGTTGATCACACTGATGGGCAGCCAGCAGACACCAAACGCCGCCACCACCAGGCTCACCAGTCGGAAGGTCTTGCGTTTTCTCAGGCGCTGGGCCTCTGCCTGGCTCTGAGTGTGGTGTCCAGGTATGACACAATTCCTCAGTTTGACAGAGATGCACAAGTAGGAGATGCAGAGTGCAGAGAGAGGCAGGACGTATGTGATGAAGAGGGTGCTGTACGCATAAGCCAAGCGCTCTCTCTCCTGGCCCATCCAGAACTCCTCGCAGATGGTGAAGCCCTCATTCTTAAACTCCACGTGGTAAGTGTGAGCCACGGCTGGAGCAACCAGACCACAGGACAGCAGCCAGATCCCAGACAGAAGGTAGGTGCATGCTAAGATGGAGATGCGCTTTTTCAGAGGATGAACTGTGGCATAATATCTATGGAGAAACACAGAGGTGGATAGTCTCAGTCAAATTAGATTATATGTATGTGTCCAAACTGATGGTGATAAAGGAAAACATGCCAAACTGGAGTTAATGCCATGATGACAGAAGAGCAGCATTCATAATAATTGCTTGCTAACAACAGTAGAGAGCACATTGGGAAAGCATCATAGATAATAGAGTCGGGGAAAGCAACCAAAGCCAAATCAACAGTAGCCGAAAGAAACAAttggcttttatttttcagaaaaatTCAAATCAGCTCTGCCACAGTGTGCAAGGTCAATACACAAAGATGTAGCCTACATGAGCTTCTGGGAAACAGCTTGGTGTAATGAGTTTGAAACCTTGTAGCCCAGCATTAAAGCTTTTATATTCAGAGACATTCAAAGAAGATAGTTATCTGTTCAGAGCTGTAGAAGATCTGCTTCTCAGTTCCTTAAACTCCCTTTTTAATGAGGTACTTATATAAGGGTTCATTATTAAATATTCTGGATGAGAAGCACTTTAAAGTTACTAGATGGCTGATAATCGTTGACCTTGTAGCTTTAGCACATGCTAATGACACCTTATAGATGTCAGTGTCAGTAAAATGCAGGATGCATGTAGATGGGGCTCTACAGAATTTCCCAgaagtttaattcatagagtcTGTCCACAtccctctggttctttaagtctTACCTGTCCACGCCGATAGCTGTGAGTGTAAAGACCGACACGTACACCGTGACAGGCTGGATCAGGTACACCAGGTAGCACATGAAGCGGCCAAACACCCAGCCGTGGGGGTTAAAGGCGTAGGCCAGCGTGAAGGGCACACAGGTTGCGCACATCAGCATGTCAGAGAAAGCCAGGTTTCCGATGAAGAAGTTGGTGACATTGTGCATCTTGCGGGTGCGGCAAATGACGTAGAGGAGCAGGTAGTTCCCAAAGACGCCCACCAGTGCCACCAGAGTGTAGCACGGGATGATGAGCGGCTTAAACGACTGCAGCAGCTCTACGCCCACAAACTGGGGGCTGCTGCGTTTGGAGGAGCTGTTCTGCAGAGCCACCTCGAATACCTGACTGCTGTCTTTACCATTCAGCTCATGTAGCTTCACACAGGGAGACGTGAGCTCAGCTGACCAGCCACTGCCTGTGCCCTCCATTCcagaggggcgggggggggggtcaaccTGGAGGATGGAAACCATGAATAATCTAAGGTTTGCACTGTAAAATACCCAACACTCAGAAGAAAAGAGTAGGCTGCAGGATATTCCTGACGACTACAAACACCCCTTCATTATTATCTTGTGTAAATGCAAATACGATGTTCACTCTTAAAAGCGCATTCCTTTGTAATTTATGACCTTCTGATAACACATTGTCAGTCCTGTGAAAAGAGAAATCACTGCAACCAACATGTATTACTTTCATCTAGTTCATTCAACAATTACATTTATTATCCTGCAGGAATGTGTCCCTTTAGATGCTAAAAGTGCTGGGTTTGTTgttacaaatacaaaacagactTCAGGAGATCGCCTATCACTTCCACTTAACTACCTTTCAGTAAGATTAATGCTGAATGTTAGAGCAGTGTGACTCAGCTCTGCCGTTTGACTATTGCCTGCCCATATGCTCCGTTGTGTTATGTTCACAGAGCAAGAGGTTTGTGTCACTGAAATTAGTTAAATTTAACTACATATAGCCCCACTGAGGGAACATTCAGGACACTGACTATAATGATGATATTCCAACATGAAAACACCATGACATAAATGGTAAGCACCTGAGGTGAGGAATTCTCACAACAGGGACACATTTTGGTAAGACATTTTGCATTTTGACCTTGCTATTCAGATTTGCTGGTTAATCTAAACATCTTTTGTGGAGTTCTTGTACGGCGACAAGAGGGAGTTGTAAGGCGAACAAAGGCTGTGGCTCAGGCTAAGCAAGGCCAGTGGATGAACTTAGAAagtgcagagaggaggaagctTAGTTGGAGAGACCAGTGGAGTATGTAAGGTTGTGTTAAATTCCTGATAGGGGCTACTGATGATGCACTACCATCACCCCAGAACCTAAAACGTTTGGTAGACAGGGTCCCATGCTGCCCATTGTGTTCAGAGATAGCTATGTTTGAGGCATATTCTGTCAGGTTGTAAGATTAGTCTGTCAAAAGATCATTATACATGTTGACATAACTAGGGCTGTTTTCAAAACcgcgtactacatactactatctgaatcagtatgtagtatatactgtatactgcatactgagttcAACAGTATTATatagtatgactgccagtcaTACTACATGGAATGTGGACGTAAACAACAAAATAAGTCTACAATCTCTCATATATTCTGTCATTTATACACAATGCCCTGAATTGAAATGTGATTGACATGCTtttaaaattgtagtatacTTTTCAGACATTCAGGTTTAACTTTCACATAGCTGTGAATAATAAGTAGAAATAGAGCAAGCCAAGGACCCTGTAATTGCAGCTGCTTGTCCAGCTGTGGCACATGCACTGTACAGTCTACAAAGCAGgaagtttcagtatactgaactttcgtggtcattcagtatgca is a window of Labrus mixtus chromosome 5, fLabMix1.1, whole genome shotgun sequence DNA encoding:
- the prlhr2a gene encoding prolactin releasing hormone receptor 2a; translation: MEGTGSGWSAELTSPCVKLHELNGKDSSQVFEVALQNSSSKRSSPQFVGVELLQSFKPLIIPCYTLVALVGVFGNYLLLYVICRTRKMHNVTNFFIGNLAFSDMLMCATCVPFTLAYAFNPHGWVFGRFMCYLVYLIQPVTVYVSVFTLTAIGVDRYYATVHPLKKRISILACTYLLSGIWLLSCGLVAPAVAHTYHVEFKNEGFTICEEFWMGQERERLAYAYSTLFITYVLPLSALCISYLCISVKLRNCVIPGHHTQSQAEAQRLRKRKTFRLVSLVVAAFGVCWLPISVINVLRDIDIDLIDKRFFLLIQLLCHLCAMSSSCCNPFLYAWLHDRFRAELRKMFTCRRRIGISANNCATASMVL